A DNA window from Vibrio cidicii contains the following coding sequences:
- a CDS encoding fumarate hydratase, with product MTVIRTQDVISSVADALQYISYYHPLDFVQALEKAYHREQSQAAKDAIAQILINSRMSAEGKRPICQDTGIVTCFVNIGMGVQWDSTEMTVQQMIDEGVRQAYTNPDNPLRASVLMDPAGKRINTKDNTPAVVHINMVPGDKVEIQIAAKGGGSENKTKMVMLNPSDDIAEWVEKTLPLMGAGWCPPGMLGIGIGGTAEKAAVLAKESLMEHIDIQELIERGPQNAEEELRLDIFNRVNRLGIGAQGLGGLTTVVDVKIKTAPTHAASKPVCMIPNCAATRHVHFTLDGSGPAELTPPKLEEWPDITWDAGASARRVNLDTVTKEEVQQWKTGETLLLSGKILTGRDAAHKRIQTMLQNGEGLPEGVDLKGKFIYYVGPVDAVGDEVVGPAGPTTSTRMDKFTDMMLDETGIMGMIGKAERGPATVESIKNHKAVYLMAVGGAAYLVAKAIKKARVVAFEDLGMEAIYEFDVQDMPVTVAVDSSGVNAHQIGPDTWKVKIQEMDLHQ from the coding sequence ATGACAGTAATTCGCACGCAGGACGTGATCAGCAGTGTTGCTGACGCACTCCAATACATCTCTTACTACCACCCTCTCGATTTCGTTCAAGCCCTTGAAAAAGCCTACCACCGTGAACAAAGCCAAGCCGCGAAAGACGCGATTGCGCAAATTCTGATCAATTCACGCATGTCGGCAGAAGGCAAGCGTCCTATCTGTCAGGACACGGGTATCGTGACCTGTTTTGTCAACATTGGCATGGGTGTGCAGTGGGATTCCACCGAAATGACGGTACAGCAGATGATCGATGAAGGCGTGCGTCAAGCCTACACCAACCCAGACAACCCATTGCGTGCGTCGGTGCTGATGGATCCAGCAGGAAAACGTATCAACACCAAAGATAACACTCCGGCGGTGGTGCATATCAACATGGTTCCGGGTGATAAAGTCGAGATTCAGATCGCGGCCAAAGGCGGTGGCTCTGAGAACAAAACCAAGATGGTGATGCTCAACCCGTCTGATGACATTGCGGAGTGGGTGGAGAAAACCTTGCCGCTGATGGGCGCGGGTTGGTGTCCACCGGGCATGCTGGGCATTGGTATTGGCGGTACGGCTGAGAAAGCGGCGGTACTGGCGAAAGAATCCTTGATGGAGCACATCGACATTCAAGAACTGATTGAGCGTGGCCCACAAAATGCCGAAGAAGAGCTGCGTTTGGATATTTTCAACCGTGTGAACCGCTTGGGTATTGGCGCGCAAGGTCTTGGCGGTTTGACCACGGTCGTAGACGTAAAAATCAAAACCGCACCAACACACGCAGCGTCTAAGCCTGTGTGCATGATCCCGAACTGTGCCGCTACGCGTCACGTCCATTTCACCCTTGATGGCAGTGGCCCCGCTGAGCTGACTCCGCCGAAATTAGAAGAGTGGCCAGACATCACTTGGGATGCGGGTGCCAGCGCACGTCGTGTCAATCTCGATACCGTAACCAAAGAAGAGGTTCAGCAGTGGAAAACAGGGGAAACCTTGCTGCTGTCAGGCAAGATCCTCACAGGCCGCGATGCTGCGCACAAACGCATTCAAACCATGCTGCAAAACGGCGAAGGTTTGCCTGAAGGGGTTGATCTCAAAGGTAAGTTTATCTACTACGTTGGCCCGGTGGATGCGGTGGGTGATGAAGTGGTTGGCCCAGCAGGCCCAACAACGTCAACACGTATGGATAAGTTCACCGACATGATGCTTGATGAAACGGGCATTATGGGTATGATTGGTAAAGCGGAACGCGGCCCTGCAACCGTTGAATCAATCAAAAACCACAAAGCGGTATACTTGATGGCTGTGGGCGGCGCCGCTTATTTGGTGGCGAAAGCAATCAAGAAAGCGCGTGTGGTTGCGTTTGAAGATCTTGGCATGGAAGCGATTTACGAGTTTGACGTGCAAGACATGCCTGTCACCGTGGCGGTTGATTCAAGTGGTGTCAATGCGCACCAAATCGGTCCGGATACTTGGAAAGTGAAAATTCAGGAAATGGATTTGCACCAGTAA
- a CDS encoding TIGR01620 family protein: MSDFKPKHVFEQTRFSADPQQPELTAQQQFAAAETFVPAANETAQEEQSAELQLAEVIRPSSSRRWWFGGLFSAFAGLVGWQAVDTLLTALQAGDWLTLGWSAFLSLVAGLGLSAIAKELWKLRKLRHLFSSQQQAEQLLSSDGVGKGKAFCQEMARQSGIPAENPAYDRWRNSVNATHSDVEVLQMYDAMVVTQQDKLAMQLVSRHATESAALVAISPLALADMLLVAWRNFKMIDNLSQVYGVELGYASRIQLLRLVLANMALAGASELAIDAGVDLMSMDLAGKLSARAGQGVGVGILTARLGLKAMALLRPIPWQPQTQVKLSAIRKEIITKVASLALKP; this comes from the coding sequence ATGAGTGATTTCAAACCCAAACACGTTTTTGAGCAAACCCGCTTTTCTGCTGATCCTCAGCAGCCTGAGTTAACCGCGCAACAACAGTTTGCCGCGGCAGAAACGTTTGTTCCTGCCGCCAATGAAACGGCACAAGAAGAGCAATCGGCTGAATTGCAATTGGCCGAGGTTATCCGTCCGTCATCGTCGCGTCGCTGGTGGTTTGGCGGGCTATTTAGTGCCTTCGCTGGCTTGGTGGGCTGGCAGGCGGTGGATACGTTGCTGACGGCACTACAAGCGGGGGACTGGCTTACCTTAGGCTGGTCAGCATTTCTCTCCTTAGTGGCCGGGCTTGGGTTGTCTGCGATCGCGAAAGAGCTATGGAAGCTGCGCAAACTGCGCCATCTTTTTAGCTCGCAACAGCAAGCCGAGCAATTGCTCTCCAGTGACGGTGTGGGCAAGGGGAAAGCGTTTTGTCAGGAGATGGCACGGCAAAGTGGTATCCCTGCTGAAAACCCCGCGTACGATCGTTGGCGCAACAGCGTCAACGCCACTCATAGCGATGTCGAAGTGTTGCAGATGTACGACGCAATGGTCGTTACCCAGCAAGATAAGTTGGCAATGCAACTGGTCTCGCGTCACGCCACCGAATCGGCAGCGTTGGTGGCGATCAGCCCTTTGGCTTTAGCTGACATGCTGCTGGTGGCTTGGCGCAATTTCAAGATGATTGATAACTTGTCGCAAGTTTATGGGGTGGAGTTGGGCTACGCCTCTCGCATCCAACTTCTGCGTCTCGTGCTGGCAAACATGGCTTTAGCTGGGGCAAGCGAGTTGGCGATTGATGCTGGCGTGGATCTGATGTCGATGGATCTTGCGGGTAAGTTATCTGCGCGCGCTGGGCAAGGCGTCGGTGTGGGCATTTTGACCGCAAGGCTTGGCTTAAAAGCGATGGCGCTGCTTCGGCCAATTCCTTGGCAGCCGCAGACGCAAGTGAAACTATCGGCGATTCGCAAGGAGATTATCACTAAAGTCGCTTCTCTCGCTCTCAAACCTTAA
- the tyrR gene encoding transcriptional regulator TyrR encodes MRLEVFCEDRLGLTRELLDILVSKNIDLRGIEIDISGIIYLNCPDIDFDTFSLLMAEIRRISGVKDVRKIQFMPMERHNTELISLVNNLPDPVLAMDVKGAVDMANRAALALIGKNEKEVIGAPISTLLPNLKFSRWAEGNRQRESMVIDGLDYMLEFMPVYIQDEAKESTFASTVVMIRSVKANTVVGDTLPLHNELGFEHFVGVSNRHKALISQAKKLAMLDQPLLIEGETGTGKEMLAKACHNRSNRAGKPFLVLSCASMPDDVAETELFGHAPGSFNHQQGHKGIFEQANGGTVFLDEIGEMSPHLQIKLLRFLQDGNFRRVGAEDEMHVDVRIIASTKHQLSALAEAGSFREDLFYRLNVLTLTIPPLRSRSNDIAALLDLFVAKHAQKLGIRKPSYEEGLLDELMAYQWPGNMRQLDNMVLRALTEMEEEELKAEYFHLPQPQTVAGAATQLNLDGSLDDIMRDYEAQVLERLYQSFPSSRKLAKRLNVSHTSIANKLRDYGIRKN; translated from the coding sequence GTGCGTCTTGAAGTCTTTTGCGAAGACAGACTCGGCCTGACCCGAGAGCTGCTCGATATTCTGGTATCAAAAAACATCGACCTGCGGGGGATCGAAATTGATATCAGTGGCATCATCTATCTCAATTGCCCCGACATTGATTTTGATACCTTCAGCTTACTTATGGCCGAGATTCGTCGCATTTCTGGTGTGAAAGACGTGCGGAAGATCCAGTTTATGCCGATGGAGCGGCACAACACGGAACTTATCTCACTGGTTAACAATCTGCCCGATCCTGTGCTGGCGATGGATGTCAAAGGTGCGGTAGATATGGCGAACCGAGCGGCACTGGCACTGATTGGCAAAAACGAAAAAGAGGTGATCGGTGCCCCCATCAGCACCTTGCTGCCCAATCTCAAATTCAGCCGCTGGGCTGAAGGTAATCGCCAACGGGAAAGTATGGTGATTGATGGCTTAGATTACATGCTGGAATTTATGCCAGTGTATATCCAAGATGAAGCCAAAGAGTCTACCTTCGCCAGTACGGTTGTGATGATCCGCAGTGTTAAAGCAAACACCGTCGTCGGCGATACCCTACCGCTGCACAATGAGCTTGGCTTTGAACATTTTGTCGGTGTGTCGAATCGTCATAAAGCGCTCATCAGCCAAGCGAAGAAGTTAGCCATGCTCGACCAACCACTGCTCATTGAAGGTGAAACAGGTACGGGCAAGGAGATGCTGGCGAAAGCGTGTCACAACCGTTCCAATCGCGCAGGCAAGCCATTTCTCGTGCTCAGTTGTGCTTCGATGCCCGACGATGTCGCGGAAACCGAACTTTTCGGGCACGCACCTGGCTCGTTTAACCACCAACAGGGACACAAAGGCATTTTCGAGCAAGCCAACGGTGGTACGGTTTTTTTAGATGAAATTGGTGAGATGAGCCCTCACTTGCAAATCAAGCTGCTGCGTTTTTTGCAAGATGGTAACTTTCGCCGTGTTGGTGCTGAAGATGAAATGCATGTGGATGTACGCATCATCGCTTCAACCAAGCATCAATTATCAGCGTTAGCCGAAGCAGGTTCGTTTCGTGAAGATCTCTTCTATCGGCTGAATGTCCTCACCTTGACTATTCCGCCTTTGCGTAGCCGTTCAAATGACATCGCTGCTCTGCTGGATCTGTTTGTTGCCAAACATGCGCAGAAGCTGGGTATTCGCAAGCCGAGCTATGAAGAGGGGCTATTGGATGAGCTAATGGCTTATCAGTGGCCTGGCAATATGCGCCAGTTGGACAACATGGTGCTGCGTGCCTTGACCGAAATGGAAGAGGAAGAGCTGAAAGCGGAATATTTCCACTTACCTCAGCCGCAAACGGTAGCAGGGGCGGCGACACAACTGAACTTAGATGGCTCTCTTGATGACATTATGCGCGATTACGAAGCTCAGGTGCTTGAGCGTCTCTATCAATCATTCCCATCCAGTCGCAAACTGGCAAAACGACTGAATGTGTCACACACCTCGATTGCCAACAAACTCAGGGATTACGGAATAAGAAAAAATTAA
- the rimJ gene encoding ribosomal protein S5-alanine N-acetyltransferase, protein MEESQLGLHKTEQEFTLRTATIADAQMITHYFQNNRAFLKPWEPVREEEFFTVEGWTKKLIKLKELHRMNLGFYCLLIDVETQQMLGTISFSNVSRFPFHACSVGYSLAESAQGKGYMRRGLKLACEYMFKIQNMHRIQAAYMPHNQRSEAVLNALGFVREGYAQDYLLIDGEWRDHVLMSLTYQDWSPRS, encoded by the coding sequence ATGGAAGAGAGTCAGTTAGGTCTACATAAAACAGAACAAGAATTTACGTTACGCACGGCGACGATTGCGGACGCGCAGATGATTACCCACTATTTTCAGAATAACCGTGCATTTCTCAAACCGTGGGAGCCAGTGAGAGAAGAGGAGTTTTTCACTGTCGAAGGGTGGACAAAAAAGCTCATCAAACTGAAAGAACTGCATCGGATGAATTTGGGCTTTTACTGTTTGTTAATCGATGTTGAAACGCAGCAAATGCTGGGTACCATCTCTTTTAGCAATGTCTCCCGTTTCCCCTTTCACGCCTGTTCTGTCGGCTATTCACTGGCCGAAAGTGCACAAGGGAAAGGCTACATGCGTCGAGGGCTCAAACTCGCTTGCGAGTACATGTTCAAAATACAGAATATGCATCGTATTCAAGCGGCTTATATGCCTCATAATCAGCGCAGTGAAGCGGTACTCAACGCGCTGGGTTTTGTCAGAGAAGGGTATGCGCAAGACTACTTGTTGATTGATGGCGAATGGCGCGATCATGTTTTGATGTCGCTGACCTACCAAGATTGGTCGCCTCGGAGCTAA
- a CDS encoding DUF2947 domain-containing protein, whose product MSYLALDEYQRKWIFTHQSMPVPQDELMHIRPMSQARAAQFWKENISPQSPDAERLSSQDWPMKASNWREEIDWMAAWEADDPQLPDAILQHIDWQDDVTVYFCYEKYNIIETKWSTFRKHWKNFLFYDDGPILLGRRRNQALWFSTDGTVKLGERK is encoded by the coding sequence ATGTCTTATTTAGCTTTGGATGAATACCAAAGGAAATGGATTTTTACTCACCAGTCGATGCCAGTGCCGCAAGACGAGCTGATGCATATCCGACCAATGAGTCAGGCAAGAGCGGCACAATTTTGGAAAGAGAATATCAGCCCGCAAAGCCCGGACGCTGAGCGTCTTAGTAGCCAAGATTGGCCAATGAAAGCCAGCAACTGGCGAGAGGAAATTGATTGGATGGCAGCTTGGGAAGCGGATGATCCTCAATTACCTGATGCTATTTTGCAGCATATCGATTGGCAAGATGATGTTACCGTCTATTTTTGTTATGAGAAGTACAACATTATTGAGACTAAGTGGAGTACTTTCCGCAAACATTGGAAGAATTTTCTTTTTTACGACGATGGCCCAATTTTGCTCGGGCGACGCCGAAACCAAGCGCTGTGGTTTTCGACTGATGGAACGGTCAAACTGGGTGAGCGCAAATAG
- a CDS encoding ATP-binding protein: MYMTKLEALVERYFTDPLRQVTVGAGSVIIMQNGHNDRLYLVKSGELEGFYTELGENKQTRIFSASPGAFIGVHSFFSGTWTASSTVIAKTDATLAWIDRRTTAIDSEQHGPLTSQFMPVIVNELSRRQRRLTQEAVAKEKALQRLHMAEQMTTLGQLAAGLAHELNNAIGVVSSKSQRLESIIMQLLQELHPEASQFFDFGLLQGQSVPTSEARNCAKLLEQTYSIERNQAKALAKALPYGMLNAHWLNNPDEAIRYWSIGCDLHDLRLASRHAVGIVKSVKQLGRTDADRITKVNVNDTVNQALALLQSELRRVDVRLRPSNVDTIWASDTELVQVWVNIIKNACDAMAMTPEPALDIRVRQDGNKILVTIANNGPELDEATRRKIFQPNFTTKKGGLSFGLGLGLAIVRRIVTGLGGSIAVKSNQEATIFRVKLPVEGNHGETESHLRG, from the coding sequence ATGTACATGACAAAGCTTGAAGCCTTAGTTGAACGCTATTTCACCGATCCGCTACGTCAGGTAACTGTGGGGGCTGGGTCGGTGATCATTATGCAAAATGGCCATAATGACCGCCTCTATCTGGTTAAGTCAGGTGAACTGGAAGGGTTTTACACTGAGCTAGGTGAAAATAAGCAGACGCGGATATTCTCTGCCTCTCCCGGTGCGTTTATTGGCGTGCACAGTTTTTTCTCAGGGACGTGGACGGCTTCCTCAACGGTGATCGCAAAGACAGACGCGACCTTGGCGTGGATTGACCGGCGCACAACGGCCATCGACAGCGAGCAGCATGGCCCGTTAACCAGCCAATTTATGCCTGTGATTGTCAATGAGTTGTCACGCAGGCAAAGACGATTGACACAAGAGGCCGTGGCTAAAGAGAAAGCCTTGCAGCGGCTGCATATGGCAGAGCAAATGACCACCTTAGGCCAGTTGGCGGCAGGTCTTGCTCATGAGCTAAACAACGCGATTGGCGTGGTTAGCAGTAAGTCGCAGCGCCTTGAAAGCATCATCATGCAATTACTGCAAGAACTGCATCCCGAGGCGAGCCAGTTTTTTGATTTTGGCTTATTACAGGGACAAAGTGTCCCCACCAGTGAGGCGAGAAACTGCGCCAAGCTGCTAGAGCAAACATACTCGATTGAGCGCAATCAGGCTAAGGCGCTCGCCAAAGCGCTGCCTTATGGCATGCTGAACGCCCATTGGTTAAACAACCCCGACGAGGCCATCCGTTACTGGAGCATTGGCTGCGATTTGCATGATCTGCGTTTGGCTTCGCGTCATGCGGTGGGCATTGTCAAATCGGTGAAACAGCTTGGCCGTACCGATGCCGATCGCATCACCAAAGTGAATGTGAATGATACAGTTAACCAGGCATTGGCGCTGTTGCAAAGTGAGTTACGTCGTGTGGATGTTCGTCTGCGCCCATCCAATGTCGACACAATTTGGGCCTCCGATACAGAATTGGTGCAAGTGTGGGTCAACATCATCAAAAATGCCTGTGACGCTATGGCGATGACGCCAGAGCCTGCGCTTGACATCCGTGTACGCCAGGATGGCAACAAGATTTTGGTGACAATTGCAAACAACGGCCCCGAGTTGGATGAAGCGACTCGGCGCAAAATTTTTCAGCCGAATTTCACCACGAAGAAAGGTGGACTGTCGTTTGGTTTGGGCCTAGGGCTGGCAATTGTGCGGCGAATTGTGACTGGGTTAGGTGGGTCGATTGCGGTAAAAAGTAACCAAGAAGCGACCATTTTCAGAGTGAAACTGCCAGTGGAGGGAAATCATGGAGAAACTGAATCTCATTTGCGTGGATGA
- a CDS encoding response regulator encodes MEKLNLICVDDQREVLNAVSQDLETLSAWLNIEECESGSEALDLIDELDADGEFVAVVISDHVMPGMTGVELLREMHGDVRFRQTKKILLTGQATHSDTIAAINSAGIVRYFEKPWQKADLVNCVRTLVTEFIFDQGLDYSAWQEELDQAVVLQRLHQ; translated from the coding sequence ATGGAGAAACTGAATCTCATTTGCGTGGATGATCAGCGTGAGGTATTAAATGCCGTGTCGCAAGATTTAGAAACGCTGTCGGCTTGGTTGAATATTGAAGAGTGTGAATCGGGAAGCGAAGCGTTGGATCTGATTGATGAGTTGGATGCCGATGGCGAGTTTGTTGCCGTAGTGATTTCTGATCACGTGATGCCCGGTATGACAGGCGTAGAACTGCTACGGGAAATGCACGGTGATGTGCGCTTTCGGCAGACAAAAAAAATATTGCTCACCGGGCAAGCAACTCATAGCGACACCATTGCTGCTATCAATTCCGCTGGGATTGTGCGCTACTTTGAAAAGCCGTGGCAAAAAGCGGATTTGGTCAACTGTGTGCGCACGTTAGTCACTGAGTTTATTTTTGACCAAGGTTTGGATTACAGCGCTTGGCAGGAAGAACTCGATCAAGCAGTGGTGTTGCAGCGCTTGCACCAATGA
- a CDS encoding GGDEF domain-containing protein, translating into MLLLGLDGFVYSSSYLGIPSYSYLEDTHPLLQQELNRTRKHSGTVEYDDFTVVYQNIGVLNGKENLLLKVVRSEDLLPKYFYLFLLLVTLTLGVSYYLYRLRKDKSELKKITYLDALSGLHNRHYLLEIEKKITSSSRYFVGMLDIDHFKLINDRYGHDIGDQVIRRVANVIKSRIRVSDYAFRIGGEEFLLLIQTNTAEDARVVLERIRTDIAQANQAPNVTISGGFCLLNGSLEESLRLADSKLYEAKHAGRNNIQPAT; encoded by the coding sequence ATGCTACTGCTTGGTTTGGATGGCTTTGTCTATTCCAGTTCCTATTTGGGCATTCCCTCCTACAGCTATTTGGAGGATACCCACCCGCTTTTGCAGCAAGAGCTCAATCGCACTCGCAAACATTCCGGTACCGTGGAGTATGACGACTTTACTGTGGTCTATCAAAATATCGGTGTATTAAATGGTAAGGAAAACTTGCTGTTGAAAGTCGTTCGTAGTGAGGATCTACTCCCCAAATATTTCTATCTGTTTTTGCTGCTTGTCACCTTAACACTTGGCGTGTCTTACTACTTGTATCGGCTACGCAAAGACAAATCAGAACTGAAAAAGATCACCTATTTAGACGCTCTGTCAGGGCTGCACAATCGTCACTATCTGCTGGAAATAGAAAAGAAAATTACGTCAAGCAGCCGCTACTTTGTCGGCATGTTGGATATTGACCACTTTAAGTTGATTAATGATCGCTACGGGCATGACATCGGCGATCAGGTGATACGTCGCGTCGCCAACGTGATCAAAAGCCGTATCCGAGTAAGCGACTATGCATTTCGCATTGGCGGAGAGGAGTTTCTCCTGCTGATTCAGACCAATACTGCGGAAGATGCACGGGTTGTCTTAGAACGTATTCGCACCGATATTGCGCAAGCCAACCAAGCACCAAATGTCACCATTTCCGGTGGTTTTTGCTTGCTAAACGGCTCACTGGAAGAATCATTGCGTTTGGCAGACAGTAAACTTTATGAAGCAAAGCATGCCGGACGCAATAATATTCAACCAGCGACCTAA
- a CDS encoding EAL domain-containing protein: MEEYRELNLFQDTLDTLGLDMMAFVTVQGELIESLVRDDSAVISPDLVKQAVQNQNVQSHLHEMRRQLDGKQKSLAGLERIAGRIWLLSLTPVRNSEGSSAVAGWLIWGQDLSSRFPGGFADILSSENGLDVVMPGYAIPSEAHATGADKWLQKNALYLTAWTPVTDLANHKIAYLKTQQPRVYYQKGSDLFVYLIVVVSSVTGLIAVATFFLFNNRISTRFADFEQTVMQLFSKYQLEDLSSRRSDELERITQLVEVLAENTSLTEGKLNDTLQKLDALYQNRSIGMLLVVDGEIIDVNQAAAQLLGYNKQDLLNQELRCICAEDQQGCSEEKIKHAAENGKTRFEALMQAKGEREIECLVELTPIHHENQQALMISLSDLSEQKKQERMIKDLVGRDPLSGLYNRPAILAKLDKLIETEPTRFSFLYISIEKLKQISEVYGHLVFDDAVKLVASVFGRALKGFEVGRISEFEFIAIIPEGEQYDEALMGANRFMDILAKTREVSGIELDLNSKVAVIDPSLSDQPLGYLLQAAAYTIQTYHHDRVTEVIQITKATADKAQHALMISRDIVTAVRENAIIAYYQPIVDTESGKVGGFEALARWIHPELGFVSPEIFIHLAEQNQLIVELGESIVRQACRFLSTLNRQREEAGLLPLSVHVNLSAIHFYHARLPAYLRQVMAEFDIAPGLLVVEITESTLLGIESETLDRMTEIKSLGVQLALDDFGTGYSSFSTLCSFPLDIVKLDKSYIDQVENNDRARTLIRSIAGMAKELGLTTVAEGVETASQLRKLKTWNIDEIQGYYFYKPLPEQEAMEKFCGDARNQFAR, encoded by the coding sequence ATCGAAGAATACCGCGAACTCAACCTGTTTCAGGATACGCTTGATACGCTCGGGCTCGATATGATGGCGTTTGTCACCGTGCAAGGGGAGCTCATTGAGTCACTTGTACGGGATGATTCTGCGGTAATCTCGCCTGATTTAGTCAAACAGGCGGTGCAAAATCAAAATGTTCAAAGCCATCTCCATGAGATGCGTCGTCAACTCGATGGAAAACAAAAAAGCCTTGCGGGGCTGGAGCGCATCGCCGGCAGAATCTGGCTTCTATCATTAACTCCCGTGCGTAATAGCGAAGGATCCTCGGCGGTCGCTGGCTGGCTGATCTGGGGGCAAGATCTTTCAAGTCGTTTCCCTGGTGGTTTTGCAGACATCTTATCGTCTGAAAATGGGCTAGACGTGGTGATGCCGGGATATGCTATTCCCAGCGAAGCTCACGCGACTGGCGCGGATAAGTGGTTGCAAAAAAACGCCCTGTATTTAACGGCTTGGACTCCAGTGACGGATTTGGCCAATCACAAGATTGCCTATCTAAAAACTCAGCAACCGAGAGTGTATTACCAGAAAGGCAGTGATCTGTTTGTCTACTTGATCGTGGTTGTTTCGTCGGTGACAGGACTTATCGCTGTAGCTACCTTCTTCCTGTTCAACAATCGTATTTCGACCCGTTTTGCTGATTTTGAACAGACGGTCATGCAGCTGTTCTCAAAATATCAGTTGGAGGACCTATCGAGCCGCCGCAGTGACGAGCTAGAGAGAATAACTCAGCTGGTGGAAGTATTGGCCGAGAATACCTCGCTGACCGAAGGCAAGCTGAATGACACATTACAGAAGTTGGATGCCCTGTATCAAAATCGCTCTATCGGTATGCTGTTGGTGGTGGACGGTGAAATCATCGATGTAAACCAAGCGGCAGCCCAGTTGCTCGGCTACAACAAGCAGGATCTGCTTAACCAAGAGTTAAGGTGTATTTGCGCAGAAGATCAGCAAGGATGTAGTGAGGAGAAGATTAAGCACGCGGCAGAGAATGGCAAGACCCGTTTTGAAGCCTTGATGCAAGCCAAAGGCGAGCGAGAAATCGAATGCTTGGTCGAGTTGACGCCAATTCATCACGAGAATCAACAAGCCTTGATGATTTCGCTCAGCGATTTGAGTGAGCAGAAAAAGCAAGAGCGAATGATTAAGGATCTGGTTGGACGTGATCCACTTTCAGGTTTGTACAACCGCCCGGCAATTTTGGCCAAGCTGGATAAACTGATTGAAACCGAGCCTACGCGTTTTTCGTTTTTGTACATTTCAATTGAAAAACTCAAACAGATTTCAGAAGTGTACGGGCATTTGGTTTTCGATGATGCGGTTAAGCTCGTCGCCTCTGTGTTTGGTCGTGCCCTGAAAGGCTTTGAAGTCGGTCGCATCAGCGAATTTGAGTTCATTGCCATTATCCCAGAGGGGGAACAGTATGATGAGGCGCTTATGGGCGCTAATCGATTTATGGATATTCTGGCCAAAACCCGTGAAGTCTCAGGGATTGAACTTGATTTAAACAGCAAAGTGGCCGTCATCGATCCCTCTCTTAGCGATCAGCCACTAGGCTATCTACTCCAAGCAGCGGCCTATACCATCCAAACCTATCACCATGATCGCGTCACTGAGGTGATTCAAATTACCAAAGCGACGGCGGACAAGGCGCAACACGCGCTGATGATCAGTCGAGATATTGTTACTGCGGTGCGAGAAAATGCGATCATCGCCTACTACCAGCCTATTGTTGACACTGAAAGTGGCAAAGTTGGTGGGTTCGAAGCGTTAGCCCGCTGGATTCACCCTGAGCTGGGTTTCGTCTCGCCAGAGATCTTTATCCACTTAGCAGAGCAAAACCAACTGATTGTGGAGCTGGGGGAGTCTATAGTGCGCCAAGCATGTCGCTTCCTTTCTACCCTCAATCGTCAGCGTGAGGAAGCTGGTCTATTGCCGCTTTCCGTGCATGTGAATCTCAGTGCTATTCACTTTTATCATGCGAGGTTACCTGCTTATCTGCGCCAAGTTATGGCGGAGTTTGATATCGCCCCAGGGCTATTAGTGGTCGAGATTACCGAAAGTACCCTGCTTGGTATTGAATCCGAAACGTTGGATAGAATGACAGAGATTAAATCGTTGGGGGTCCAATTGGCGTTGGATGATTTTGGCACAGGTTACTCTTCGTTTAGTACCTTATGTTCTTTTCCGCTGGACATAGTGAAGTTAGACAAATCTTACATCGACCAAGTGGAAAACAACGATCGGGCCAGAACGCTGATCCGTAGCATTGCAGGGATGGCCAAAGAACTCGGTTTGACTACGGTAGCAGAAGGCGTAGAGACGGCCAGCCAGCTGCGCAAACTGAAAACGTGGAACATTGACGAGATTCAAGGCTATTACTTCTACAAGCCGCTGCCCGAGCAAGAGGCAATGGAGAAATTTTGTGGTGACGCAAGAAATCAATTTGCCCGTTAA